One genomic region from Listeria monocytogenes encodes:
- a CDS encoding LCP family protein, whose amino-acid sequence MSKGTDDSRRSSKKYKRRRKILFWILIPVMCLVLAGVGYGTYLFSKTKLAADNSYDNVRNGKASTLRTNDIEPIKDSFSILIIGVDTSSTRAENGNPRSDSLILATFNVKDSRVEMTSIPRDSYVHIEDSAKDIDKYTKINAAHAYGGPELTMKTVEEEFKIPIDYYVRFDFDAFLKIVDALDGIDVDVPVDFTEQDSKDNAGAITLKKGPQHLNAEQALALARTRHIDSDIERGKRQQLIIKSIVSEATSISSVSKYSDIIEVVGDNMKTNLTFNQMLSIAKYGMTNKIDIKSLNLKGDSNPMDGIYYYKLDESSVQSISNEFADELGIKQPFPGAAPYSDESSSTTSSSN is encoded by the coding sequence GAAGAAAAATTTTATTCTGGATTCTAATTCCTGTAATGTGCTTAGTACTTGCAGGCGTCGGATACGGCACTTATCTTTTTAGTAAAACAAAACTCGCAGCAGATAACTCTTATGATAATGTAAGGAACGGAAAAGCCTCTACACTTCGAACGAATGACATTGAACCTATAAAAGATAGTTTTTCTATTTTAATTATTGGTGTTGATACCAGCTCTACACGGGCCGAAAATGGTAACCCTCGAAGCGATTCACTAATCCTAGCAACATTTAATGTCAAAGATTCACGCGTAGAGATGACTAGTATCCCTCGTGATTCCTATGTTCATATTGAAGATTCCGCCAAAGACATTGATAAATACACGAAAATTAATGCAGCTCATGCATATGGTGGTCCAGAACTCACAATGAAAACCGTAGAAGAAGAATTTAAGATTCCAATTGATTATTATGTTCGTTTTGACTTTGATGCATTCTTAAAAATTGTGGATGCTTTAGACGGAATTGATGTAGATGTTCCAGTGGACTTCACTGAGCAAGACTCTAAAGACAACGCCGGTGCAATCACTCTAAAAAAAGGGCCTCAACACCTTAACGCGGAGCAAGCTTTAGCACTAGCTCGTACAAGACACATCGATAGCGATATCGAACGTGGTAAACGACAACAATTAATCATTAAATCTATTGTAAGCGAAGCGACCTCCATTTCTTCTGTAAGCAAGTATTCTGATATCATTGAAGTTGTTGGAGATAACATGAAAACCAACTTAACTTTCAATCAAATGCTTTCTATCGCAAAATATGGAATGACAAATAAAATTGATATTAAATCCCTTAACTTAAAAGGGGATAGCAATCCAATGGACGGTATTTATTACTACAAACTTGATGAAAGCTCCGTGCAAAGTATTTCGAATGAATTTGCTGATGAACTTGGAATTAAACAACCATTCCCTGGTGCAGCACCGTATTCAGACGAAAGTTCTAGCACAACTAGCAGTTCTAATTAA
- a CDS encoding glycosyltransferase family 4 protein produces the protein MLIWSILISFAVGIIMVPIIRKFAFRINAVDTPRERHKHTKTTATLGGLAIFISFSVGMILAPIDKSGFLPIYFGALIIIATGFIDDIFDLSPKWKMLGQILAALCVTVWGDITINFINVPFYGQVDFGYFAIPLSIIWIVAIVNALNLIDGLDGLAGGISIIALMTIAGMALLLKDVFVAPVALILVAAVAAFLIYNFPPASIFMGDTGALFLGYMIAVLSLMGFKNVTFISLLVPLIILGVPLSDTFFAIVRRLKERMPISSADRSHIHHRLMALGFTEKQTVLLIYCMALLFSMTGFVFSFSTTWGAMLLLLLLIFSIEIIVEFIGLIGEDYRPILNLLQKIHRKRK, from the coding sequence TTGCTAATATGGAGTATATTGATTAGCTTTGCAGTAGGTATCATTATGGTGCCGATAATCAGGAAGTTTGCTTTCCGAATTAATGCGGTTGATACACCGCGTGAAAGACACAAACATACAAAAACTACAGCCACTTTAGGTGGATTAGCTATTTTTATAAGTTTTTCGGTAGGGATGATTTTAGCCCCAATAGATAAATCAGGTTTCTTGCCAATTTATTTCGGAGCATTAATTATTATTGCGACAGGCTTTATAGATGATATATTTGATTTATCACCAAAATGGAAAATGTTAGGACAGATTTTAGCTGCTCTTTGCGTAACTGTTTGGGGAGACATTACTATTAATTTTATTAACGTCCCATTTTACGGACAAGTAGATTTTGGGTATTTTGCGATTCCATTATCGATTATTTGGATAGTTGCAATTGTGAATGCGTTAAACTTAATTGATGGATTAGACGGTCTAGCGGGTGGTATTTCTATTATTGCTTTAATGACTATTGCAGGTATGGCTTTGCTTTTGAAAGATGTTTTTGTTGCTCCGGTTGCATTAATTCTTGTAGCAGCAGTTGCGGCTTTCTTGATTTATAATTTCCCGCCTGCTAGTATTTTTATGGGAGACACGGGAGCGTTATTCCTCGGTTATATGATTGCTGTTTTATCACTTATGGGTTTTAAAAACGTTACTTTCATCTCATTGTTAGTACCACTTATTATTTTAGGTGTACCTTTGTCAGATACTTTTTTTGCTATTGTAAGAAGGCTAAAAGAGCGGATGCCGATATCTTCAGCAGATAGATCTCATATTCACCATAGGTTGATGGCGCTAGGATTTACAGAGAAGCAGACGGTGTTACTAATCTACTGTATGGCATTACTATTTTCTATGACTGGATTTGTATTTTCGTTCTCCACTACTTGGGGAGCAATGTTATTACTGTTATTATTAATTTTTAGTATTGAAATTATTGTTGAATTTATTGGGTTAATTGGTGAGGATTACCGGCCAATCTTAAATTTACTTCAAAAAATACATCGAAAACGAAAATAA
- the menC gene encoding o-succinylbenzoate synthase produces the protein MYFQEARLIHVELPLIAPFKTSYGELNSKDFYIIELVNEEGIRGYGELEAFPLPDYTEETLSTAISIVKQHLLPILAQKEIRTPQEINQMFSWIQGNEMAKAAVELAVWDAFANNEKLSLAKMIGAEKDSIAVGVSIGLQPDAETLVRLVSQYMDEGYERVKLKIAPKKDIQFVKAVREKFPNLSLMADANSAYNREDFLLLKELDHFNLEMIEQPFGAKDFVDHAWLQKKLKTRICLDENIRSLDDLKQAHMLGSCQAVNLKLARVGGMSEALKIAKYCSDNNLLVWCGGMLEAGIGRAHNIALAARAEFTFPGDISASNRYFNEDIVSSAFVLNQGKLTVPTGQGIGVALDLDVLQKYTKSTERILLNKGWS, from the coding sequence ATGTATTTTCAAGAAGCAAGACTAATTCATGTAGAACTTCCTCTTATTGCACCGTTTAAAACAAGTTATGGTGAGCTAAATAGTAAAGATTTTTATATTATTGAGTTAGTGAATGAGGAAGGTATACGTGGTTATGGAGAGTTGGAAGCTTTTCCGTTACCTGACTATACAGAAGAGACTTTGAGCACTGCTATTTCTATTGTTAAACAGCATTTATTACCAATTCTTGCGCAGAAAGAAATACGAACTCCTCAAGAGATTAATCAGATGTTTAGCTGGATTCAAGGAAATGAAATGGCGAAAGCGGCTGTGGAGCTTGCTGTTTGGGATGCTTTTGCAAACAACGAGAAGCTCTCATTGGCTAAAATGATTGGCGCAGAGAAGGACTCGATTGCTGTTGGCGTGAGCATTGGATTGCAGCCTGATGCGGAAACGTTAGTCCGGTTAGTTAGTCAATATATGGATGAGGGCTACGAAAGAGTGAAGTTAAAAATAGCACCTAAGAAAGATATTCAATTTGTCAAAGCTGTTCGAGAAAAATTTCCTAATCTAAGCTTGATGGCTGATGCGAATTCAGCGTATAATAGAGAAGATTTCTTGTTATTAAAAGAATTAGATCACTTTAATTTAGAAATGATTGAGCAACCATTTGGAGCTAAAGATTTTGTGGATCATGCTTGGTTGCAAAAAAAATTAAAAACGCGTATTTGTTTGGACGAGAATATTAGGTCATTAGATGATTTGAAACAGGCCCATATGTTAGGAAGCTGTCAGGCAGTTAATTTAAAATTAGCGCGCGTTGGTGGTATGTCTGAGGCTCTTAAGATAGCGAAGTATTGTAGCGATAATAATTTGCTTGTCTGGTGTGGCGGCATGCTTGAAGCTGGTATCGGTAGGGCTCATAATATTGCGCTTGCTGCTAGAGCGGAATTTACTTTCCCAGGAGATATTTCTGCATCAAATCGTTATTTTAATGAAGATATTGTTTCATCAGCATTTGTATTAAATCAAGGAAAACTCACTGTGCCAACCGGTCAAGGGATTGGAGTGGCTTTAGATTTAGATGTGTTACAAAAATATACTAAATCAACAGAAAGAATTTTGCTAAATAAAGGATGGAGCTGA
- a CDS encoding WecB/TagA/CpsF family glycosyltransferase, with protein sequence MKKQEISILNIPFYNTTQAGFVEELYMAAKNGERRFVVTANPEIVMHARTDKEFEAILGQADYIVPDGIGIIMASEKLGEPLKERVTGYDTMVGLLNKPLNCYFLGAKPEISEVVEAKVREKFPQAVVCGVHHGYFDVLESEGIAKEILVSQPDVIFVALGSPAQEKWILSQIANFTKGIFIGVGGSFDVLTDSVKRAPKIWIKLRLEWVYRLLSNPSRWKRFFAIPQFMLAIRKERKRLKKGE encoded by the coding sequence ATGAAAAAGCAGGAAATTTCAATTTTAAATATACCTTTCTATAATACGACGCAAGCAGGATTTGTGGAGGAGCTTTACATGGCCGCGAAGAACGGGGAACGTCGATTTGTTGTGACGGCTAATCCAGAAATTGTTATGCATGCTCGCACGGATAAGGAGTTCGAAGCAATATTAGGGCAAGCTGATTATATTGTACCCGATGGTATTGGGATAATAATGGCCTCAGAAAAACTTGGAGAGCCTTTAAAAGAACGAGTTACTGGTTATGACACGATGGTTGGTCTATTAAATAAGCCACTAAATTGTTATTTTTTAGGAGCAAAACCGGAAATTAGTGAGGTTGTAGAGGCCAAAGTGCGGGAAAAATTTCCACAGGCAGTTGTTTGTGGTGTTCATCATGGTTACTTTGATGTATTAGAAAGTGAAGGAATTGCTAAGGAAATACTCGTCTCACAACCAGATGTGATTTTTGTTGCTTTAGGTTCCCCTGCTCAAGAAAAATGGATTTTGTCTCAGATTGCTAATTTTACTAAAGGCATTTTTATTGGTGTAGGTGGAAGCTTTGATGTTTTAACAGATAGTGTAAAGCGCGCACCAAAAATATGGATAAAATTAAGGTTAGAATGGGTATACAGGCTTCTTTCTAATCCCTCAAGATGGAAACGTTTTTTTGCAATACCTCAATTTATGCTTGCCATTCGAAAAGAGCGCAAGCGTTTGAAAAAGGGTGAGTAG